One window from the genome of Blastocatellia bacterium encodes:
- a CDS encoding polysaccharide biosynthesis tyrosine autokinase, translated as MSEHSNQAGGLAPIGGNEIARLGNQSNIPAGQFSPLSPFSGPGEQRLRDIWWRYWRVLWNRRWLMLSVFALVFAGFAVEAYRTPPVYTATGTIAVEAVQQQVLGEFTPTNQTQGIVQLQIDILQSRMLASRVIDKLKLWEQPEFAIAPGSTHEERERQRSLLINTFLAQLSVDAEQAWNQGVIRLHYRSTNPRLAAQILNTLFEEFIAYNRESNTEALEFAQEWLTEQLAQIESKLKKSREELLKFQQGTELLYMGSDTEANPVLEQFSQVKQQLAEAELARLNAEILYQRALKEGAEALPSSVKGDSLAALEDERKRVEAELAQLGATYKDGAPAIRRLKSRLALLNEQIEKNRLLSQEAILENLRNEFEIADRRWRALRDAVEKQRAEIIEQNRAALQLSLLKREAEVDEKLFQVLSERLRGTDLMKSLTPNTNIRIVDRAEIPLAPSGSNSIMFLRGGIIALVLAVGLALLLDLLDDSLKTVEDVETMLKLPSLGLIPLAISSNGRSLLPRKSPSEARPLILRAGEAENPAFAEAYRTLRTGVLLSSATHPPRTIVVTSHEAQAGKTTTAINVALAMAQAGKRVLLVDADMRHPSCAKSLGVHAADGLSTLLASDEKPVTIYHDCGVSRLDLLPAGPIPPNPSELLSSGKMRVLLDSFTAKYDQIIIDTPPLGLVSDALMLAAIVDGVIIVTKAERNSRRGLLRIKESLYSVNARILGVVLNAVDTRRHHNGYYGSYYYYYHRRSAGEEITGGDDRAA; from the coding sequence GTGAGCGAACATTCAAATCAGGCTGGCGGACTTGCTCCAATCGGGGGAAACGAAATCGCGCGTCTGGGCAATCAGAGCAATATCCCTGCCGGTCAATTCTCGCCGTTAAGTCCATTTTCAGGTCCTGGTGAGCAACGCTTGAGGGACATTTGGTGGCGCTATTGGCGCGTGCTATGGAATCGGCGCTGGTTAATGTTGAGCGTGTTCGCTCTCGTGTTTGCCGGGTTTGCTGTTGAGGCATACCGCACGCCACCGGTTTACACGGCGACCGGAACCATTGCTGTCGAAGCAGTCCAGCAACAGGTGCTTGGCGAGTTTACCCCGACCAATCAAACGCAAGGCATTGTGCAGTTACAAATAGACATTTTGCAAAGCCGAATGCTGGCCAGCCGTGTGATTGACAAATTAAAACTTTGGGAACAACCGGAATTCGCCATTGCGCCGGGCTCGACCCACGAGGAGCGTGAACGGCAGCGGTCCTTGTTGATCAATACGTTTTTGGCTCAACTGAGTGTTGACGCCGAACAGGCGTGGAATCAGGGCGTGATTCGCTTGCATTACCGCTCGACCAATCCCCGCTTGGCCGCTCAAATCCTGAATACCCTGTTTGAGGAATTCATTGCTTATAACCGTGAATCCAATACCGAGGCGTTGGAATTTGCCCAAGAATGGCTGACAGAGCAATTGGCGCAAATCGAAAGCAAGCTGAAAAAATCCAGAGAAGAGCTGCTCAAATTCCAGCAGGGCACTGAGCTGCTCTATATGGGCAGCGACACGGAAGCCAATCCTGTGTTGGAGCAATTCAGTCAAGTCAAACAGCAACTGGCCGAAGCAGAGCTGGCCCGACTCAACGCTGAGATTCTCTACCAACGGGCGCTCAAAGAGGGCGCTGAGGCGTTGCCCTCGTCAGTTAAAGGCGATAGCCTGGCCGCCTTGGAAGACGAGCGCAAGCGAGTCGAAGCAGAACTAGCGCAACTGGGCGCCACATACAAAGACGGCGCGCCGGCCATCCGGCGATTGAAAAGTCGCCTGGCCCTACTGAACGAGCAGATCGAAAAAAATCGCCTGCTCTCGCAAGAAGCGATCCTGGAAAATCTCAGAAACGAATTTGAAATCGCCGACCGGCGGTGGCGCGCGCTACGCGACGCGGTTGAAAAACAACGAGCCGAGATCATTGAACAAAACCGCGCTGCCCTGCAACTGAGTTTGCTCAAACGCGAAGCTGAAGTTGACGAAAAGCTCTTTCAGGTACTCTCGGAGCGGTTGCGTGGAACCGATTTGATGAAATCGCTGACACCCAATACCAACATCCGCATTGTTGATCGAGCCGAAATCCCATTGGCTCCCTCTGGGTCTAACAGCATCATGTTCCTCCGGGGTGGAATCATTGCCTTGGTACTGGCCGTTGGATTAGCCCTGTTGTTGGACTTGCTGGATGACAGCTTGAAGACCGTAGAGGATGTCGAAACAATGTTGAAGTTGCCCAGTTTGGGTTTAATTCCGTTAGCAATCAGTAGTAATGGGCGGTCCCTGCTGCCGCGTAAGTCGCCCAGTGAGGCCAGGCCATTGATCCTGAGAGCTGGCGAAGCAGAGAACCCGGCGTTTGCAGAGGCCTATCGTACATTGCGGACAGGTGTGTTGCTCTCCTCGGCGACGCACCCGCCCCGTACCATTGTCGTTACCAGTCATGAAGCCCAAGCAGGCAAGACAACCACAGCTATCAACGTCGCCTTGGCGATGGCACAGGCGGGCAAGCGCGTGCTGCTGGTGGATGCCGATATGCGCCATCCCAGTTGCGCCAAATCGCTGGGCGTCCATGCGGCTGATGGGTTGAGTACATTGCTGGCTTCGGATGAGAAGCCGGTCACGATCTATCATGACTGTGGCGTCTCGCGCTTAGACTTGTTGCCGGCAGGACCGATACCACCAAATCCCTCCGAGCTGCTTAGTTCGGGCAAAATGCGTGTCCTGCTCGATTCATTCACGGCTAAGTACGATCAAATTATCATTGACACGCCGCCGTTGGGCCTGGTCTCCGATGCGCTGATGCTGGCCGCTATTGTTGACGGTGTGATCATTGTCACCAAGGCCGAACGGAATTCACGGCGCGGGCTGTTGCGGATCAAGGAGTCATTGTATAGCGTGAACGCGAGGATTTTAGGTGTCGTGCTCAACGCCGTGGATACTCGCCGACATCACAACGGCTACTATGGCAGCTATTATTACTACTACCACAGGCGTTCTGCTGGTGAAGAAATAACGGGCGGCGATGATCGAGCTGCTTAG
- a CDS encoding SLBB domain-containing protein, translated as MRVLSVVLLLVLNVQTLSLAQATSQESAQPVTTQTAEQPVYAPDDYIIRPGDVVSVRVLREPDMSGDMQVSAKGYIRIPFLREPILAAGRTAWQLADVIRQQVEEILWEPQVDVQVKHGQQDVAYVLGEVNRAGPVPVRVGTRLLNVLVAAGGLSKNAGNVAYILRDQMRPPDEQKSNPEQTAEPEVRLTSVLEIVDIRGLLRGHVELASLERFNRPIYPGDVISIPEADRVFVGGNVHTPGAFELRGALTLTQALMLAGGPKPDSRKKEIRLVRPGPDGASVSEQLVNLDAIEKDASKDIRLQANDIVFVPVSRAKTVVSTMLSAFLLQSVVGVPVYLIFRR; from the coding sequence ATGCGTGTGTTGAGCGTCGTCTTACTGCTTGTGTTGAACGTGCAGACGCTGAGCTTGGCTCAAGCTACGTCACAGGAAAGCGCCCAACCGGTGACGACACAGACTGCCGAGCAGCCGGTTTATGCGCCGGATGATTACATCATTCGACCGGGTGACGTGGTCAGTGTGCGGGTGTTGCGTGAACCGGATATGAGCGGCGATATGCAAGTGTCGGCCAAGGGCTACATTCGGATTCCGTTTTTGCGCGAGCCGATTCTGGCGGCTGGTCGAACGGCTTGGCAACTGGCTGATGTCATCCGTCAGCAGGTTGAGGAGATTCTCTGGGAGCCGCAGGTTGACGTACAGGTGAAGCACGGGCAGCAGGATGTCGCCTATGTATTGGGCGAAGTCAACCGAGCAGGCCCAGTGCCGGTGCGTGTTGGTACCCGGTTGCTCAATGTCTTGGTGGCTGCCGGTGGACTCTCCAAGAATGCCGGAAACGTCGCTTATATTCTTCGCGACCAAATGCGACCACCTGATGAACAGAAGAGCAACCCAGAGCAAACAGCCGAGCCTGAGGTGAGGCTGACATCAGTGCTGGAAATTGTGGATATACGCGGCCTATTGCGCGGCCATGTGGAGCTGGCTTCGCTGGAGCGATTCAATCGGCCCATTTATCCGGGCGACGTCATCAGCATTCCCGAAGCCGACCGCGTGTTTGTGGGCGGCAATGTGCATACACCGGGGGCCTTCGAGCTGCGCGGCGCCTTAACACTGACGCAGGCGCTGATGCTGGCCGGCGGCCCAAAACCCGATTCGCGGAAGAAGGAAATCCGATTAGTGCGTCCTGGACCTGACGGGGCGAGCGTTTCCGAGCAACTGGTCAACTTGGACGCTATCGAAAAGGACGCCAGCAAAGACATTCGTCTACAAGCCAATGACATTGTCTTTGTGCCTGTCTCCCGCGCCAAGACGGTTGTCTCAACCATGTTGAGCGCATTTCTTTTGCAGTCAGTTGTGGGCGTGCCGGTCTATCTGATTTTCCGCCGATGA
- a CDS encoding nucleotidyltransferase family protein: MSLQPHERLILLCARTRLDDALRERICAAVEQPLCWPTFVAQAKEQELTPLMYLNLKRAAAALVPPETLSHLRALTQRTLIRNALLSEELFALIKLFKREGIAFIPLKGILLAEAVYGDMSLRPIRDLDVMVRSEDLPRVTSLLAQQGFSCRSADPEKESRSPTKHDLAFTKSRSAVKVLLELHWKLKDRVYRLPEEMIWNHRVAYAWRGETVMILSPEMTLLHLVHHLNANAYSLKVLVDVAETLRAYQEELDWDQLEALAARCGMMRNLVVALECANAVLGAPVPIKARQMAPALVRERRWLCALVRDPRWYFSRRAQLIQRHGNVRNLFSALFVDGTPSQLWQAVRSVGRDISLTGLVRSGLRMLAPPST; encoded by the coding sequence ATGTCATTGCAGCCGCATGAGCGGTTAATCCTGCTATGCGCCAGGACGCGCCTGGACGATGCGCTACGAGAGCGCATTTGCGCCGCCGTCGAGCAGCCTCTCTGCTGGCCGACGTTTGTGGCGCAAGCTAAGGAGCAAGAGCTCACGCCGCTCATGTATCTGAATCTCAAGCGGGCAGCCGCTGCGCTTGTGCCGCCTGAGACGTTGTCTCACCTGCGAGCACTGACGCAGCGCACTCTGATTCGCAACGCCCTTTTGTCAGAAGAGCTTTTTGCGCTCATCAAGCTGTTCAAGCGCGAAGGTATTGCATTCATCCCGCTGAAAGGCATTTTGTTGGCTGAGGCTGTTTACGGGGATATGAGCTTGCGTCCGATCCGTGATCTGGACGTGATGGTGCGCTCCGAAGACCTGCCTCGCGTCACTTCGCTGTTAGCGCAGCAGGGATTCTCTTGTCGTAGCGCTGACCCAGAGAAAGAGAGCCGCTCTCCCACCAAGCATGATCTGGCTTTCACCAAATCTCGAAGCGCAGTGAAAGTCTTACTGGAGCTGCATTGGAAACTCAAAGATCGCGTTTATCGGTTACCCGAAGAGATGATCTGGAACCATCGCGTTGCCTATGCTTGGCGCGGTGAGACGGTGATGATTCTATCGCCTGAGATGACACTGCTCCATCTGGTGCATCACCTCAATGCCAATGCTTACTCGTTGAAGGTCCTGGTGGATGTTGCTGAGACGCTGCGTGCATATCAGGAGGAGCTGGACTGGGATCAACTGGAAGCGCTGGCCGCGCGCTGCGGCATGATGAGGAATCTGGTGGTAGCCTTGGAGTGCGCCAACGCAGTGTTGGGTGCGCCCGTGCCGATAAAGGCGCGACAAATGGCTCCAGCCCTCGTCCGAGAACGAAGATGGTTGTGCGCGTTGGTGCGAGACCCACGCTGGTATTTCAGCCGCCGCGCTCAATTGATCCAGCGTCATGGAAATGTGCGTAACTTGTTTTCTGCGTTGTTTGTTGATGGGACGCCATCACAGCTATGGCAGGCCGTTCGCAGTGTTGGCAGAGACATTTCGTTGACCGGTTTGGTTCGGTCGGGCTTGAGAATGTTGGCGCCGCCATCAACGTAA
- a CDS encoding glycosyltransferase, with product MISASRYLGGFEKTIYQLCQRLDAEQFDLSVCLLNREGPFVELMRREFTDRVYLFDLNWPLKPSVLLRLMRHLRQTDPDIIHAFGFKADAVSRWVRGSRSKPALISAVANPALPHATWRRWLNLATGQRVDVYWADCQARAQHGVRQLAVPADKVKVIPTGIEHESNGACNTGGATVRAQLGIEAETPIIASVGNLRFIKGHHLVIEMASVVLQKFPRAVFLFIGADMSRGALPALAAQSGCGDHFRFIGFCHDPWPYIQAADVIVSPSLSDELPQALLESMLAGKPIVASMVGGITEVVEHGVNGLLVPAGDSQSLAHAVMQLLENPKQRQRLGRQASQTVQRRFTVDRMIAEFEMLYAHLAMADVVPAPAVVSQGSGV from the coding sequence GTGATAAGCGCGAGTCGCTACCTGGGCGGCTTTGAAAAAACGATCTATCAACTGTGTCAGCGGCTGGATGCAGAGCAATTTGATCTGTCAGTTTGTTTGCTGAACCGCGAAGGGCCGTTTGTCGAGTTGATGCGCCGGGAGTTTACTGATCGGGTTTATCTTTTTGATCTGAATTGGCCGTTGAAGCCGAGCGTGTTGCTAAGACTGATGCGGCACTTGCGGCAAACCGACCCGGACATCATTCATGCGTTTGGGTTCAAGGCCGATGCGGTGAGTCGTTGGGTGCGCGGGTCGCGGTCCAAGCCGGCGCTGATTTCCGCTGTGGCTAACCCAGCCCTGCCTCATGCGACGTGGCGGCGCTGGCTCAATCTAGCAACTGGTCAGCGCGTTGATGTCTACTGGGCAGACTGTCAAGCCCGCGCCCAGCATGGTGTTCGGCAGTTGGCCGTGCCAGCGGACAAAGTCAAAGTCATTCCGACCGGCATTGAACACGAGTCCAATGGCGCATGCAATACTGGCGGAGCGACCGTCAGAGCCCAGTTAGGCATCGAAGCCGAGACGCCGATCATCGCCTCGGTCGGCAATCTCCGCTTCATTAAGGGGCATCATCTGGTAATCGAGATGGCGTCCGTGGTGCTTCAGAAGTTTCCTCGCGCCGTATTTCTATTCATCGGCGCTGATATGAGTCGGGGCGCGCTGCCGGCGCTAGCCGCGCAGAGTGGATGCGGCGATCATTTTCGTTTCATAGGATTTTGCCACGATCCATGGCCTTACATTCAGGCGGCTGATGTGATCGTTTCGCCATCTTTGTCGGATGAGCTGCCGCAAGCTTTACTCGAATCTATGCTCGCCGGCAAGCCGATCGTTGCTTCCATGGTCGGCGGTATCACTGAAGTCGTTGAGCATGGCGTGAACGGCTTGCTGGTGCCAGCCGGTGACAGTCAGTCGTTGGCGCACGCTGTGATGCAATTGCTCGAAAATCCCAAACAGAGGCAGCGGCTTGGTCGCCAGGCCAGCCAGACGGTGCAACGTCGGTTTACTGTAGACCGAATGATTGCTGAGTTTGAAATGCTCTACGCTCATCTGGCCATGGCCGACGTTGTTCCAGCTCCAGCGGTGGTCAGTCAGGGAAGCGGCGTATGA
- a CDS encoding PqqD family protein: MKVIVPEGVLARELQGESVLLNLNTESYFGLDEVGTDMWRALTTSESVEAAYQMLLTQYDVEPERLRQDLNELIEKLVEQGLIEIRDA; this comes from the coding sequence ATGAAAGTGATCGTTCCAGAGGGTGTACTAGCGCGTGAGCTACAGGGTGAATCTGTCCTCTTAAATCTGAACACGGAGTCTTATTTCGGACTGGATGAGGTGGGAACCGATATGTGGCGCGCGTTGACCACGTCCGAATCGGTCGAAGCGGCATATCAGATGCTGTTGACGCAATACGACGTGGAACCAGAGCGATTACGGCAAGACCTGAATGAATTGATCGAAAAGCTGGTGGAGCAAGGGTTGATTGAAATCCGCGATGCGTAA
- a CDS encoding lasso peptide biosynthesis B2 protein yields MKSLNKFLQLSWLERWLFVQALLLLPLTVMALRIVGFARWQAVLARFAPLCELLTPDSDKLDELPTSDAGSVIHRIRRTAWIMRAARRRVPLNVTCLPQSLTLWWLLRRQGIASALRIGVRKEGGLLEAHAWVECGGIIVNGGSDAHRRFAAFESAIAPREVISL; encoded by the coding sequence ATGAAGAGCTTGAACAAATTCCTACAGTTGTCTTGGCTCGAACGTTGGTTGTTCGTGCAGGCGTTGTTGCTGCTGCCGTTGACGGTCATGGCGTTGCGCATCGTAGGTTTCGCTCGCTGGCAGGCGGTGTTAGCACGGTTCGCGCCGCTGTGTGAGCTTTTGACTCCTGATTCAGACAAATTGGATGAGCTTCCGACTAGCGATGCAGGCAGCGTGATTCACCGGATACGGCGCACCGCCTGGATCATGCGTGCGGCGCGGCGGCGAGTGCCTTTGAATGTGACCTGTCTGCCGCAATCGCTGACGCTGTGGTGGTTGCTGCGTCGGCAGGGCATTGCCAGTGCGCTGCGCATCGGTGTGCGCAAAGAGGGCGGGTTGCTAGAAGCGCATGCCTGGGTGGAATGTGGAGGCATTATCGTTAATGGTGGAAGCGATGCGCACCGGCGGTTTGCTGCGTTCGAGTCGGCCATCGCGCCACGTGAGGTGATCTCTCTATGA